gttaattttaataaaataacaatgAAATATGGGATTATATTACAAACTAATGAAATATTTCAAATAGTCATTCAATTTCTAGAGGACTAATTATGGATTGATAATATGCAGAGGAAGAGGCATATGGAGATGTTTGTATGATCCAAACTCTTCACTTCTCATTACTGCTGGATTTGACTCTGCAATCAAAGTGCATCAACTGCCTGCTTCTTTTCCCCAGAGCTTGGAAGGACAAATTGAACCAAAGTTCATTGATAGGACAGATATATTTACTAGTCAACTCCCAAATTCATCTGAGAATGTTGGTCTCATGGACAGGTAACTCTGAAGTTCCTCTTGGCCAATATAGAACTTAATTTCCCTTGTCGACAGTCGACAAAGCATCTGCTTTTTAAGTTGACAGTAAAAGTGATATAACCATCTGCTGATGAAGATCTGGTCTTTCTAGATAATGTTTTTGTGTTACACCTTCGTTGGGTGATTATAAATGGGTAAAACCTTTGCCTCATTGTTAAAGATGTCCCAGGCCATGATATGCTTTTGGTCTTCTGAAAGATCCAAAAACTGGTTAATAATTGTTCTATTATTTAGGTGTTGATGGAATTTCAATGTGGTAGGTATTGGGACATCTTTGTGGTCAAACCGAACCAAAGTTGGTCCACTCTGCCTCATATACCTCCAAACCTTAGTGTCTGTTTTGTTCTATTGGTGTTTGCTTCATTTGCTAACTTTGTATTTAATGTCAACATTTCATTGGCAATCCTGGCTGTTTTTGCTGCAGTAAAAGTGAATACATACGTTGCTTGCATTTCACATGTGGAGATGTCCTTTATGTTGCCACAAACAATGGTTATCTATATCATGCCAAACTTCAAACCCAAAGTGTGAAATGGACTAAACTTGTCGAGGTCAGTGAGAAGGTACCAATCGTTTGTATGGATTTGCTTACTGAAAACTTGCCCAGGCAGTCCTGTAGTCTTGTTGACTGGGTTGCTTTGGGGGATGGCAAAGGAAATATGACAGTTGTTAGAGTTATGGATAATGCTGAAACTCCTGATGCAGACTTCACTTTGACTTGGTCAGCTGGAAAAGAGAGACAACTGTTAGGGACCTATTGGTCCAAGGCATTGGGACATAGGTAGTGGTTACACATATgctattatgataaaaatgctTTTTTTTTAACTGTTACTGTGTTTGATATATCTCTATATGGACACATTCCACGGCTGACTTTAACTTGGATgcagttattatttttaactgtTACTGTGTTTAAATAATGACTGATGTATGTTGGAAAAACAGAGGACCATATTTTGTTTACTGATTCATTGCTGTGATTTTCTATTTCCAGTGGATCAGTACCATTTTGGATAGTATTTGACACCAAGGGGAGAGGGGGGGAAGTGTGGATAAAACCATTTTGAGTATTCTGGCCAACCGCTATTTATTTTAGATATTGAGAGAGTTTAATATCATTACACATCTTGTTTAACTTTTTGTCTAAACtcattaaaatttcagttttcttgCTGTTGCAATCTATCACAATCTGATTCTGCATCACCACTGTTGTTACATATACTGTTTCTTTTGCTAGTGAGTGACATCACAATCTCACTTTGTTCTAACTGAAAAGATATTTGAGATCATCAATCTCTGATGTGTAGGTTCATCTTTACTGCTGATCCTAGAGGAGTTTTGAAGCTGTGGAAGTTAAATGATTCTCTATCCTTTGTTTCCCACTCTTGTGCAAGAACCATTGATGTGTCCCTTGTAGCTGAATTCACATCATGTTTTGGAATTCGGATAATGTGTTTAGACGTGTCTTCTGAGGATGAggtctatctctctctctctctctctatctatctatctatctctCACATCATGTTGTTTTGTAAATCTTAAACAAGTTTGAGGATTATGAAGATGTGCAAAAATTGTTTTGAACTGCAAATCTAGATCCATTATTTGCCATCATAAACAGTATAACAAAAAAGTTCTCTTGATCATGCGAagtttatatgtattttttttctgCTTCTAGACCACAAAGTGAAATCTTTATGCTGGATTGATCCCATCTGCTGTACTGATGCTCATTATAGCTGAATTTTGCAGGTTCTGGTTTGTGGGGATCTTCGTGGAAATCTGATTCTTTTTCCTTTGTCCAAGGGCTTGTTGCTCTACACACCTGCTGCACCTGAAACAAAAATATTTCCGCTGACTTACTTTAAAGGGGCTCATGGAATATCAACTGTATCTAGCATTTGCATATCCAAGTTAAGCTCCAATGAGATTGAAATCTGCTCGGTATGATCAAAACTCTAGTGTTTAAACATGAATATAATAACTGAAACTTTACAAGTTTTCTAGCATTAGTACATTATTGTGATATTCTGTTCATACTTCCTCACACCCTCACTGGAAGAAAAGCAAAATATATCCATTAGGAAATTGGTCATCTTAAAGGGGAAAATTTGTTCTGTGGTCTTTCAAAAGCAACAGGATTGGCATTTCTTTTGTTTGCTTTAGGATATGGACTCTATCCGATAGGTCTGACCAATTTGATAGAGAAAGGAATTTAAACCAGAAACAACAGCTCAAAGAAATAAGTCAAGCAGGAAATTGTGCAAAGAGGGAATTGTATTGAGTTTAGTAAACCAAAATACAAGCCAAACAGGTTTCTCTAAAGAAGAACTAAAataatttccagctcccaataTTCCCAAGGAAAACACACGATACATTAGATTCCCTCCCTACTATTTATAGTTGCTGGTGTCCACGCACGTGACATGCTCATGCATTACAAACTCTGCTCCCTGAAATTATTCTTGATTCTTCTGTGATCTTCTAGAGTAGGTTATCCGCGTGTCCTTGGCTCTTCCTCTTTGTTGCTCTGCTGTATCAGACTCGGTGACAGAGATATGTattctttatgcatgtttgctTGCTTGCAGATGTCATATGCAAATGTGTTTTTGAAGGCCTCCCCTGTAGAACTTTTTACTATATTGCTTCTTTGTGCAGACTGGTGGAGATGGTTGCCTATGCTATTTTGAATATGACCAAGATCAACAAAGTTGGGAGTTTATAGGGATGAAACAAGTGAAAGGATTGAGCTTGATTCAATCTCTATCTAACAATAACAGTTACCCTTATGATTTAGCAAATTGTGGCTATGCAATTGGTTTTGCTTCAACAGATTTCATAATCTGGAACCTTACAACTGAGGCAAAGGTAATACTGCCATTCCTACGCTTCCGTCCCGCCAAGTGATACAGATGTTGCATGGGATAGTACTTTGATGTTTGAGCATGCTTGGGGCAGGTTTTACAAATTCCTTGTGGTGGATGGCGACGTCCTCATTCTTATTATCTTAGTGATATACCAGAGATGGAATCCTATTTTGCATACGTTaaggtatttttctttcttttgtgttaTTTGAACATTCTTTCCTGAAAAACTTCAGGAGACATACTTTTAAATCCTATGCCCCTGGGTGTAACTGTCTCAATGTTTGACTTGTCTAGAGGTTAGAACTATTATGTAATTACGCAATCATGCAACTGATTAACCTTGATgacaaataataattactttgTTCTCATCATTATGTTGTGTTgcaatatatatttctttttgcaGGTGTGGCAAAACTCCTAATTGTGACTGAAGCCTGTCTTGAAGTGGAACTTTCAAAGTTTTACTAATGCATTTAGGGAATAAATATTCAAGGACTTGgttaaaatgcaaaaaatatATGACTAATTAATGAGTGTAAATGCATTAAAGTAATGCATTGTGTCCATgagtttactttttttttttatttattaacaacCTTCAGTAACtagtgcaaaaaaaaaaaaggcaatcaAATATGTAACTTTATACCATCAAAAAAGCATCTATAAGGATCTTGAGACAAAATGTGTTAATTGGCAGCGTTTAAATGCTTTTGTAGTTCATGGTTTATTGCTTCGTCATTTCACCTGTTATCTTTGTAAACTTATGTGTTTCTTGCTAAATATTCCTTCTTTTGACCATCTAAGGATGAAGTAATATATATTCATCGACAACGGATACCAAAAAGTGAGATGAAGATATTTCCCCAGAGTTTGCATATCCAGTTTCACGGGAGAGAAATGCATTCCTTGTGCTTTGTATATGAAAATGTGCCCACTGAAGCAATTGGGAAGTGTGGTCTTTTTGATAAATGCAGTTGGGTTGCTACTGGGTGTGAAGATGGAACTGTGAGGTTGACTAGGTATGCAATAGTTAGTACTTGTTTACTTTATTTGACACTGTTAGTTTCATTTCTAATTGATAACTTGTGATGGTGGCAAAATGCTGCAACGCTTATGCTTCCTTTTATGCGGAATTTGGATATTGGTGTGAACTTCATTCTCCCATTTTCATCCTCCCCTCCTTCCTACTTTTCTACCAACTATCACTCTTCACTCTATTTTTACAAGACAATAAATTTAGCAATCACTTGGATCCGTGGGCAACTAATTTTGTATTGGGTTCTGGATATAGATATGCTCCTGGAGTTGAGAGCTGGTCTACATCAAAATTGCTTGGGGAGCATGTTGGTGGATCAGCAGTGAGATCAATATGTTTTGTGTCAAAGATGCACATGATGCCTTCAGATATGACCAACTTATCTGACTGGAGAAATAACCAAAGTGCTTTTGCAGAAGACAGAGCTAATCCATTTTTACTAATCTCCGTTGGTGCAAAGCGGGTCCTAACGTCTTGGCTACTAAGAAATAGGAtgcaagaaaagaagagaaatccACTTATTGGACGAGAAAAGGACAAGAACGAAAATGGAGATATACCTTGTATAAATGATTCTTCATCAATGTCATTCAAGTGGCTTTCCACTGACATGCCAACCAAAAATTCCAGTACTCATTGGAAAACCAAAAGTATTGACAAAATAAGGGGAATGACTGAAAATGTTGTTATCATGAAAAAGGATGTAAAATCTCTCTCGCATTTACAAGACAAGGGTGAGACAGAGTCAGAAAGTTTGCTTGATGATAAAGTTGAAGATGACTGGAGATACTTGGCTGTTACTTCTTTTCTTGTGAAGTGTACTGGTTCCAGGTGAGATAGAAGTGCATTCATCTTCTCTTAGTGGCATTTCTAGAGATGCTTGTCTAATCTAAATTTTCATTGCTTTTTTTTTCCTCCCTTTCAGGTTAACGGTCTGTTTTATTGCTGTTGCTTGTTCAGATGCCACACTCGCATTACGAGCTCTTGTTTTACCACACCGGTTATGGTACTTGTGATGAcagtttttaatttgatttactaAAAATGATTTGCAACTATCTTCTTATTCACTAACTTGAATTTGCTCTTTCTTTTAACTTGTTACAGGTTTGATGTTGCTTTATTGGTCCCTCTGTTATCACCTGTCTTGTCATTGCAGCATGTCATTATTCCTACACACCTGCATGGAGGTATGGCatatttgaatttttctgcCATTAGTATCCTGCCTGGAGTTGTTAATTTCCTAATCATGCCCTTGATTCACAGAACCCACTTGGATGGGAGAAGTGTACATCCTCATAAGTGGAGCAACCGATGGGAGCATTGCTTTTTGGGATCTGACGGAcagcattgcatattttatgaGGCAGTTGTCAGCTCTTGACGTAAAAAAGCTCATAAATTGTCAGACACGGCCACGTACAGGAAGAGGAAGTCAGGGTGGACGATGGTGGAGATCACTAAAAAGTAGCATGTCTAAGCAAAAGGTAGCTGATGATTTACTTGCTCCTAAGACTGAGGATAGGACTAGCTGCAATTTGGATAACCGGTCAACGGCCAGAGCATCAACAAGTGATGCTGAAAGCTGCACAACATTTTGTTCTCAAACTATGCATAATAAACCTCCTCTTGATGCAGAAACGGATAATGTTAATATCACACCTGAGATAAGTGAAATACAGCCTCTAGATGTTCTCCATAATATTCACCAATCTGGTGTAAATTGTCTCCATGTTTCAAACATACAAGACCCCAGAAATAATGACACTGGTGTTTTGTTCAGTTTGATAAGTGGGGGTGATGATCAAGCCCTTCACTGTCTCAAATTTGATTTGTCACTGTTTTCAAGAGGCAAGGATTCTGAGATTGCCATAAAGGATTCTGTTCATTCTAGTGAAGTTCCAATCAAGAAGTACAGAATCAGATTTTTATATCATGATAGAATCACCTCAGCTCATAGCTCTGCCATAAAAGGTGAAGTCATGCTTACTTCCTTGCTATGTTTATAGTAGTTTCCTTGATGTGTTTGATGTCTTGTGCCACAATTAATCTTCAGGTTGACACCCTTACAGCTAATCAATTCTTGTTATTGCATTTTGGTTAAGAAACTTGCTTCCTGTCCCAACTATTAGTTGCTGCTGATATCCTTGAACACATAATTAACTGGTCTATATTTTAAGGGGATATAAATGGTTTTCTACTATTTCCTGTTTGATAATCAATTATATCTAATGCACTGTTTTCCTATTTCCCTTTCAAAGTACTTGCTAACAGTTGTTAAGATAtttgaaccctgtgggaagaaTGAGCAAGGTCTTCTCTGAAGGAATTTGTGAAAGCATCTTTTATGGCTACTGACATATTGTCAttggtttttgtttcataaAGGTGTTTGGACAGACGGCACATGGGTGTTTTCTACTGGGCTTGATCAGCGAATCAGATGCTGGGTTCTGAAGGATGACCGTAAATTGATTGAGCAAACTCATTTAATCATCAGTGTTCCAGAACCTGAAGCATTATGTGCCAGAGCCTGTGCAAGGTGAGTTTGGCATCTCAAGAAGTACACCTCCTTTCATACAAACGTTTTACAGTTATTCTGATAAATAACATGATTGTTCTACTTGTGGGTTTTCCGTGTCTTATGCAGTAACCGGTATGAAATTGTGGTTGCTGGAAGAGGAATGCAAATGGTTGAGTTCTTGGCATCTTAGTCATGGATGCTACAAAGTTAATTATGTGGTAGGTTCTGCCGCCTATTAATCCGTATGCTACCTTGTTGGCAGCCATAATGGTGTTACTCATTCATGTGGCACCGACACAGACTCGGTGAGAAGAGGTGCACCAAATTACATAGTGGTTCAATTGGGTTGCTTGCAAATCCAAGCTCTCTACTGATCCACAATTGATTTTGTAATATTACAGTTATGTGCACAATTATGTTTGGGCGAAATTCTGAGACTAATCTCCATTGGACGTTAACCAAAATAAACTGAGGTTCTTTTTGAGGGTTCTACATTGATTTTTACACCTGTAAAAGCTATTTTAagctctttcttttttcttgggCGTGCaactttattgtaatttttgGAAATTCCCACTTATGTACCATGTTTCATCATCAAAACTAGTAcattttttcctttaatttataaTCGTACGTAAATGAGAAAATAAGGTTGTTTCCCATTAATCACCGACTTCACCAAGGGATACCCCC
The sequence above is a segment of the Manihot esculenta cultivar AM560-2 chromosome 5, M.esculenta_v8, whole genome shotgun sequence genome. Coding sequences within it:
- the LOC110615128 gene encoding uncharacterized protein LOC110615128 isoform X2, whose amino-acid sequence is MPSVFHAIVGRQSGSSTNCFWYHIQRGQIIIWKVVLQHGALPLTSTLEDDMPLKNSRFKDFHLHCQQHKAVHISRLIGHEGSIFRIVWSSDGSKLVSVSDDRSARIWAVKAEQKNSDNQEVETAGPILFGHNARVWDCCISDSLIVTAGEDCTCRIWGLDGKQLNLIKEHIGRGIWRCLYDPNSSLLITAGFDSAIKVHQLPASFPQSLEGQIEPKFIDRTDIFTSQLPNSSENVGLMDSKSEYIRCLHFTCGDVLYVATNNGYLYHAKLQTQSVKWTKLVEVSEKVPIVCMDLLTENLPRQSCSLVDWVALGDGKGNMTVVRVMDNAETPDADFTLTWSAGKERQLLGTYWSKALGHRFIFTADPRGVLKLWKLNDSLSFVSHSCARTIDVSLVAEFTSCFGIRIMCLDVSSEDEVLVCGDLRGNLILFPLSKGLLLYTPAAPETKIFPLTYFKGAHGISTVSSICISKLSSNEIEICSTGGDGCLCYFEYDQDQQSWEFIGMKQVKGLSLIQSLSNNNSYPYDLANCGYAIGFASTDFIIWNLTTEAKVLQIPCGGWRRPHSYYLSDIPEMESYFAYVKDEVIYIHRQRIPKSEMKIFPQSLHIQFHGREMHSLCFVYENVPTEAIGKCGLFDKCSWVATGCEDGTVRLTRYAPGVESWSTSKLLGEHVGGSAVRSICFVSKMHMMPSDMTNLSDWRNNQSAFAEDRANPFLLISVGAKRVLTSWLLRNRMQEKKRNPLIGREKDKNENGDIPCINDSSSMSFKWLSTDMPTKNSSTHWKTKSIDKIRGMTENVVIMKKDVKSLSHLQDKGETESESLLDDKVEDDWRYLAVTSFLVKCTGSRLTVCFIAVACSDATLALRALVLPHRLWFDVALLVPLLSPVLSLQHVIIPTHLHGEPTWMGEVYILISGATDGSIAFWDLTDSIAYFMRQLSALDVKKLINCQTRPRTGRGSQGGRWWRSLKSSMSKQKVADDLLAPKTEDRTSCNLDNRSTARASTSDAESCTTFCSQTMHNKPPLDAETDNVNITPEISEIQPLDVLHNIHQSGVNCLHVSNIQDPRNNDTGVLFSLISGGDDQALHCLKFDLSLFSRGKDSEIAIKDSVHSSEVPIKKYRIRFLYHDRITSAHSSAIKGVWTDGTWVFSTGLDQRIRCWVLKDDRKLIEQTHLIISVPEPEALCARACASNRYEIVVAGRGMQMVEFLAS
- the LOC110615128 gene encoding uncharacterized protein LOC110615128 isoform X1, producing the protein MSQQNLQSITKETAAMMEQQEKWQLRSGHYLGEISALCFLHLPSHLSSHPYLLAGTGSQMLLYDLEAVKIIESFQVFQGIRVHGITCGFVDYPEGSSSSRLAFKVVVFGEKRVKLFNLYIEIALKSQNQPQVCVDLVLLHSLPRFSHWVLDVLFLQNHADTSHEEGSHCLAIGCSDNSVHIWDISRSSVILRVQSPERCLLYSMRLWGDNLEALRIASGTIYNEIIIWKVVLQHGALPLTSTLEDDMPLKNSRFKDFHLHCQQHKAVHISRLIGHEGSIFRIVWSSDGSKLVSVSDDRSARIWAVKAEQKNSDNQEVETAGPILFGHNARVWDCCISDSLIVTAGEDCTCRIWGLDGKQLNLIKEHIGRGIWRCLYDPNSSLLITAGFDSAIKVHQLPASFPQSLEGQIEPKFIDRTDIFTSQLPNSSENVGLMDSKSEYIRCLHFTCGDVLYVATNNGYLYHAKLQTQSVKWTKLVEVSEKVPIVCMDLLTENLPRQSCSLVDWVALGDGKGNMTVVRVMDNAETPDADFTLTWSAGKERQLLGTYWSKALGHRFIFTADPRGVLKLWKLNDSLSFVSHSCARTIDVSLVAEFTSCFGIRIMCLDVSSEDEVLVCGDLRGNLILFPLSKGLLLYTPAAPETKIFPLTYFKGAHGISTVSSICISKLSSNEIEICSTGGDGCLCYFEYDQDQQSWEFIGMKQVKGLSLIQSLSNNNSYPYDLANCGYAIGFASTDFIIWNLTTEAKVLQIPCGGWRRPHSYYLSDIPEMESYFAYVKDEVIYIHRQRIPKSEMKIFPQSLHIQFHGREMHSLCFVYENVPTEAIGKCGLFDKCSWVATGCEDGTVRLTRYAPGVESWSTSKLLGEHVGGSAVRSICFVSKMHMMPSDMTNLSDWRNNQSAFAEDRANPFLLISVGAKRVLTSWLLRNRMQEKKRNPLIGREKDKNENGDIPCINDSSSMSFKWLSTDMPTKNSSTHWKTKSIDKIRGMTENVVIMKKDVKSLSHLQDKGETESESLLDDKVEDDWRYLAVTSFLVKCTGSRLTVCFIAVACSDATLALRALVLPHRLWFDVALLVPLLSPVLSLQHVIIPTHLHGEPTWMGEVYILISGATDGSIAFWDLTDSIAYFMRQLSALDVKKLINCQTRPRTGRGSQGGRWWRSLKSSMSKQKVADDLLAPKTEDRTSCNLDNRSTARASTSDAESCTTFCSQTMHNKPPLDAETDNVNITPEISEIQPLDVLHNIHQSGVNCLHVSNIQDPRNNDTGVLFSLISGGDDQALHCLKFDLSLFSRGKDSEIAIKDSVHSSEVPIKKYRIRFLYHDRITSAHSSAIKGVWTDGTWVFSTGLDQRIRCWVLKDDRKLIEQTHLIISVPEPEALCARACASNRYEIVVAGRGMQMVEFLAS